A genomic window from Triticum urartu cultivar G1812 chromosome 7, Tu2.1, whole genome shotgun sequence includes:
- the LOC125521147 gene encoding uncharacterized protein LOC125521147, with amino-acid sequence MQFKNRWENLKTMYCQWKQLQIDASGLGWNAKLGTIDADTDWWNTHLIKNPEHAKYRNGGPPNLAEMDLMFDDRHVTGAESAIPGEIPLDKEDVSDDTDSAEDDDEVIKAKPKKQQKTKSCKDDFSAQDEKNPFVRMYKKASDAICVTAESIKEASSSSMARPPPPLVAPPPTPVGPSMNEAMEMVRECGVEEGTPLFFSSSMLFMKAEYREMFASVQTKEGRLMELTAEVVTMMMLT; translated from the exons ATGCAATTCAAGAATAGATGGGAAAATCTCAAAACTATGTATTGTCAATGGAAACAACTGCAAATTGACGCATCTGGACTTGGATGGAATGCTAAGCTAGGAACCATTGATGCTGATACTGATTGGTGGAACACTCACCTAATA AAAAACCCGGAGCATGCAAAGTATAGGAATGGAGGACCACCCAACTTGGCTGAAATGGACCTCATGTTTGATGACCGTCATGTCACCGGTGCCGAGTCAGCTATCCCCGGTGAGATACCATTGGACAAGGAGGATGTTAGTGATGACACTGATAGTGCAGAGGATGATGATGAAGTCATCAAAGCAAAACCAAAGAAGCAGCAAAAGACCAAGTCCTGTAAAGATGATTTTTCTGCTCAAGATGAGAAGAACCCATTTGTTCGGATGTACAAGAAG GCTAGTGATGCGATATGTGTAACGGCTGAAAGTATAAAAGAAGCATCTAGCTCCAGCATggctcgtcctcctcctcctctggttgCTCCTCCCCCTACTCCGGTTGGCCCTAGTATGAATGAGGCAATGGAGATGGTTCGTGAATGTGGAGTTGAGGAAGGAACTCCTCTCTTTTTCTCTTCGAGCATGCTATTTATGAAGGCTGAGTATAGAGAAATGTTTGCATCGGTTCAGACCAAGGAAGGAAG ACTGATGGAATTGACGGCGGaggtggtgacgatgatgatgctAACATAA